A genome region from Lucilia cuprina isolate Lc7/37 chromosome 3, ASM2204524v1, whole genome shotgun sequence includes the following:
- the LOC111686740 gene encoding probable serine/threonine-protein kinase DDB_G0282963 isoform X2 codes for MVSTTLTTIAAGKTTSGINNLHSSTATSSTSPENYTTIETTNRAHYQPRSNSSSSSSQHQQQHVSSSLASPTATATTQNNSFYYSRGAHTNEVKTAINGNDNLNDSTEFNHNAKYYQREQIQQQQQQQLLREQQQQKYFNGKTTNGETTKHETTTTSATTTAVNLSQALLSPSPPIKDQISLLFPKCRPKTANNNSSLESSPTDGNSNVTREDLTIRSNSNLKLNHKQQNGEIENQDLQQQNKLNTNNHYYRSVNIITQSPPPHSVSSISSESLSSVTPRISTNPFLCSTLLATEETEENNKRRDLKHQPTSEDSRKVTEPGTEEEELPVPNYAPFYYHTSNTTTSPPTKDLRKHNEDLRERSTITTSPPAKELLRKHNEEQRERQINEMPRKRSQYERYHHIQAVNGQNYSREEKPYNHLNHAEILNAVQQHQRNVEHQQQQQQHHHSQQNGHQSSNQNPFVKDNYWETRQNTTPTSTVLNSPDYSGNNGSIEIETRSHNRRSIYQQQQQHQQQPTPELHLSQQQSQQQSAYIGRQQPPVTSHHIRLGRSPNSDATYQDTNTTTNNTTAANTTQKRNNYNAQQQQQQHNPQKSNPCSEGLTPLAAQYLYGSKTSLQESSLNHQNDWPEKRDMLHDRSERCLARERDRERELREQRSKTINVERERDRYINAALVRESVGEQTTNNAIEIRDRRERHSYSAQQQQQHHNLAQKYQQQHKSGQQYQHHSTKSHQQQHNQSQRQLNDERLGGNNDVIYDDMAESWQNLRVTTDSSSQINNTRSLVSDTAKSHIDTSSTSSAVNSVSKKSHLLSDIKDDKHIVTVGSNCDVDTTTSSYKEHHNKYLEKSHTINVETRHGIIEYEGSPRRIGQMGNTNDVEHIPRVNNKLSQNLTATTAVTATKSNHHNAIAMTTAVAATTATNATTNSPKQHYAARPGFPQRIISPQRESTPPIMMLNYNSKQQQQQLQQHSQQQQLNSQTLPQQSPNTDNNAEDTSNDVSEIGTISDLTTPEAISTANNLLVGSSGVGCAASVSIGGSGAERPPTPPPIDKDLEIIGVERGTATTTSSLTTSCTTPTTTAAIAAVVAAATANSSATTATANNTTTMTHLNMANASMTAATMMNSSSNPLSIPTKSSTFDYLYEFSETRKVLEEFFKCPSNDDKPIIENSSDVDSIDIQYEFHTNLGRDIEEDEADGDAEVEDDEDDIQLDVENEDEEEDEDEDNNDETPQHHQHSQQQQMQQQHYHQQQHHTPLQTTNSHHNQHHSHQQNSHHQQQQQHQHHVNYRNHLQSPTQFSYRPYNENGDGEDDIDDVDINHDILDINEHDDSKLHHHQQDIDGEGGGSGSIIGIDEHNHHNFSLMNNRHNSRHHNARRHFTGSPLMRDFDFFLDSASRSSCEQIDQQIDGINHNQMNTNSRQNYRYSPETTDYDSNCGDLDSLSGELNGGVSTSCSNYAAKFYAASAMPILEDGLSSGHTSDTENNNQNNLLNQQNSTIHHTPIGGGISMLMDMKRVSTNNSINSMNNLTITAAEMGGVEKLSTLSNNIMHETSAYMRKNDSPINGLIEDSGRDSARSKPEMRDSRERELIGQSPQSAISNNKVFKNIDPDLDSLYSISVFHRNDMVQMTPPPPAPAPHRKPNVLSAEPDILQPTPYRDMTRTGTNNSNSPSKVNTTTTLTSTSNSSSSGLQTNTSPKQAQTIKRTAQPPPLPERNVQRSPSPVMNSPVWLSRHLDVSASNKGLLESSSENHSKNLSADEDDVDTDLETDRLLGHQRLDDQGYYDENKSWDRKPARSLLSKISPKQVPSTKTRNGYNALLSSTPEIPPPIPPKNSSNKLLDIGGSLSSSEHSDKSPIKSIDIQDCGLTLGSPGGSEGSGCLKKEIDNGLGATSGNSSTASGNGVNSATGNTGGNGSSIGSGSGSTTGEKKVKKSKNKEVLIEGVLFRAKYLGSTQLVCEGQPTKSTRMMQAEEAVSRIKALAPDGDVQPSTEVDLFISTEKIMVLNTDLKEIMMDHALRTISYIADIGDLVVLMARRRFVPQDIDDAPKPNRTPKMICHVFESDEAQFIAQSIGQAFQVAYMEFLKANGIEDHRFVKEMDYQEVLNSQEIFGDELEIFAKKELQKEVVVPKAKGEILGVVIVESGWGSMLPTVVIANLMSTGAAARCGQLNIGDQLIAINGLSLVGLPLSTCQTYIKNTKNQTVVKFTVVPCPPVVEVKIKRPETKYQLGFSVQNGVICSLLRGGIAERGGVRVGHRIIEINNQSVVAVPHEKIVNLLATSVGEILMKTMPTSMFRLLTGQENPIYI; via the exons ATGGTCAGCACAACATTGACGACAATTGCTGCTGGAAAAACAACTAGTGGCATTAATAATTTGCATTCATCGACAGcaacctcatcaacatcacCTGAAAATTACACCACAATTGAAACCACAAATCGTGCACATTATCAACCGAGATCAAACTCCTCTTCATCATCGTCgcaacatcaacagcaacatGTTTCATCATCATTAGCATCGCCAACAGCTACAGCAACAAcacaaaataatagtttttattatagtcGGGGAGCACATACCAATGAAGTCAAAACAGCCATAAATGGTAACGATAATCTTAACGATTCAACTGAATTTAACCACAACGCTAAATACTATCAAAGAGaacaaattcaacaacaacagcagcaacaactgcTAAGAgagcagcaacagcaaaaatattttaacggcAAAACGACAAATGGCGAAACCACAAAACACGAGACCACTAccacatcagcaacaacaacagcagtaaaTTTGTCACAGGCCTTACTCTCACCCTCACCTCCCATTAAAGATCAAATATCATTGTTGTTTCCCAAGTGTAGACCAAAAACCGCCAATAACAATTCCAGCTTAGAATCGTCACCCACAGATGGAAATTCAAACGTGACGAGAGAAGATCTTACAATTCGTTCAAATAGTAATTTAAAGTTGAATCATAAACAACAAAACGGTGAAATAGAAAATCAAGATTTGCAAcagcaaaataaactaaatacaaaCAACCATTATTATAGAAGTGTAAATATAATTACGCAATCTCCTCCTCCCCACTCGGTGTCTTCAATATCTTCGGAATCTTTGTCGTCGGTGACACCTAGAATTTCAACAAATCCTTTTCTCTGCTCCACTTTGCTAGCGACAGAAGAAACTGAAGAAAATAACAAACGCAGAGATTTGAAACATCAGCCAACTTCGGAAGATAGCCGTAAGGTTACAGAGCCAGGGACCGAAGAAGAAGAATTACCAGTGCCTAATTACGCACCTTTTTACTATCACACCTCCAACACTACTACTAGTCCGCCAACCAAAGACTTGCGTAAACATAACGAAGACTTAAGGGAAAGATCTACTATTACTACCAGTCCCCCTGCAAAGGAACTACTACGTAAACATAACGAAGAGCAACGTGAGAGACAAATTAACGAAATGCCACGTAAACGTTCTCAGTATGAGCGTTATCATCACATACAAGCGGTTAATGGTCAAAACTATTCCCGAGAGGAAAAGCCCTACAATCATCTAAATCATGCGGAGATTTTAAATGCTGTGCAACAACATCAACGTAATGTTGagcatcaacagcagcaacaacagcatcatcatTCTCAGCAGAATGGCCATCAGTCTTCAAATCAAAATCCTTTTGTTAAGGATAATTACTGGGAAACGAGACAGAATACTACACCAACTTCGACTGTCTTAAATTCTCCAGACTATAGTGGCAATAATGGTTCAATAGAAATAGAAACACGTTCCCATAACAGACGCTCGAtatatcaacagcaacaacaacatcagcaacagCCGACGCCAGAGCTACACTTATCACAGCAACAATCCCAACAGCAATCAGCTTATATAGGTAGACAACAGCCTCCAGTAACATCACACCACATAAGACTAGGACGTAGTCCAAATAGTGATGCTACATATCAAGACACAAACACAACCACCAACAATACAACAGCAGCTAATACCACACAAAAACGTAACAACTATAATgcgcaacagcaacaacaacaacataacccACAGAAATCCAATCCTTGCTCTGAAGGCCTAACGCCCCTAGCAGCCCAATATCTTTATGGTAGCAAAACTTCACTACAGGAATCATCGTTAAATCATCAAAACGATTGGCCCGAAAAGAGAGATATGCTACACGATCGTTCCGAACGTTGTTTGGCACGAGAACGCGATCGTGAACGTGAGTTGAGAGAACAGCGTAGTAAGACAATAAATGTAGAACGTGAACGTGATCGTTACATTAATGCCGCCTTAGTAAGGGAATCGGTGGGTGAACAGACAACAAATAATGCAATTGAAATACGAGATAGACGTGAACGTCATTCGTATTCAgcacagcaacagcagcaacatcataATTTAGCACAGAAATATCAACAACAGCATAAATCGGGTCAGCAGTATCAACATCATTCAACAAAATCACATCAACAGCAACATAATCAATCTCAACGTCAATTGAACGATGAACGTTTAGGTGGCAACAATGATGTGATATATGACGATATGGCAGAAAGTTGGCAAA ATTTACGCGTTACTACCGATTCATCTTCACAAATCAATAATACACGTTCTCTTGTATCGGATACAGCAAAATCACACATTGATACATCATCCACATCATCGGCAGTGAATTCTGTTTCgaaaaaatcacatttattaAGTGATATTAAGGATGATAAACATATTGTGACTGTTGGTAGTAATTGTGATGTGGATACAACAACGTCGTCATATAAGGAGCATCACAATAAATATTTGGAGAAAAGCCATACGATTAACGTTGAGACACGTCATGGTATTATAG AATATGAAGGTTCACCACGTCGAATTGGACAAATGGGCAACACGAATGATGTGGAGCATATTCCAAgagtaaacaataaattatcACAAAATCTAACAGCCACAACAGCggtaacagcaacaaaaagcAATCATCATAATGCTATTGCTATGACAACAGCAGTCGCAGCAACAACAGCTACAAATGCGACAACAAATTCTCCTAAACAACACTATGCAGCAAGACCAGGTTTTCCACAG CGTATCATATCGCCACAACGTGAGAGTACACCACCGATTATGATGCTAAATTACAATagcaaacagcaacaacagcagttgCAACAACAttcacagcaacaacaattgaaCTCTCAAACGCTGCCACAACAGTCACCAAATACTGATAATAATGCTGAAGATACCAGCAATGATGTTTCGGAAATTGGTACAATATCTGATCTAACAACACCAGAGGCCATTTCAACAGCTAACAATTTATTAGTTGGCAGCAGTGGAGTTGGCTGTGCTGCCAGTGTTAGCATTGGAGGTAGTGGTGCAGAACGACCTCCCACACCACCTCCAATTGACAAGGACCTTGAGATTATTGGTGTCGAAAGAGGAACGGCCACAACAACCTCTTCCCTAACAACTAGCTgtacaacaccaacaacaactgcTGCTATTGCCGCCGTAGTAGCGGCTGCCACAGCGAATtcatcagcaacaacagcaaccgcCAACAATACCACAACAATGACACATTTAAATATGGCCAATGCATCGATGACAGCAGCCACAATGATGAACAGCAGCAGTAATCCCTTGAGTATACCAACAAAGTCATCAACCTTTGATTACCTTTATGAATTCTCGGAAACTCGCAAGGTACTTGAAGAGTTCTTTAAGTGTCCCTCAAACGATGACAAGCCCATCATTGAAAATAGCAGTGATGTCGATAGTATT GATATACAATATGAATTCCATACAAATCTAGGACGTGACATTGAGGAAGATGAAGCAGATGGTGATGCGGAAGTTGAAGATGATGAGGATGATATACAATTGGACGTTGAAAATGAGGATGAGGAAGAGGATGAAGATGAGGATAACAATGATGAAACACcacaacatcatcaacattctcaacaacaacaaatgcagcaacaacattatcatcaacaacagcatcatACACCTTTACAAACCACCAACAGTCATCATAATCAGCATCATAGTCATCAACAGAATagtcatcatcaacaacaacaacaacatcaacatcatGTTAATTATCGCAATCACTTGCAGTCACCAACACAATTTTCATATCGTCCATACAATGAGAATGGCGATGGCGAGGATGACATTGATGATGTTGATATCAATCATGATATTTTAGATATTAACGAACATGATGATTCTAAGCTTCACCATCATCAGCAAGATATTGATGGTGAAGGAGGTGGTAGCGGTAGTATTATAGGTATTGATGAACACAATCATCATAATTTCTCTTTAATGAATAATCGCCATAATTCACGTCATCACAATGCACGACGTCATTTCACTGGCAGCCCGTTAATGCGTGACTTTGATTTCTTTTTGGATTCGGCAAGTCGCAGTAGTTGCGAACAAATCGATCAACAAATCGATGGCATCAATCATAATCAAATGAATACAAATTCCCGACAAAATTATCGTTATTCACCGGAGACAACCGATTATGATTCGAATTGTGGTGATTTAGATA GTCTATCTGGTGAATTGAATGGTGGCGTTTCGACTTCGTGCTCGAATTATGCAGCTAAATTTTATGCCGCCTCCGCTATGCCTATACTAGAAGATGGTCTCTCTTCAGGACACACATCGGATACGGAAAACAATaaccaaaataatttattaaatcaacAGAATTCAACCATTCACCACACACCCATAGGTGGTGGTATATCCATGTTAATGGACATGAAACGTGTTTCAACTAATAATAGTATAAATAGCATGAATAATTTGACTATAACGGCTGCTGAAATGGGAGGTGTTGAGAAACTTAGTACTCTATCGAACAATATAATGCATGAAACGTCCGCGTATATGCGAAAAAATGATAGTCCTATTAATGGTTTAATAGAAGATTCTGGCCGAGATTCGGCTAGATCAAAACCAGAAATGAGAGATTCACGAGAACGGGAACTGATAGGGCAAAGTCCTCAGAGCGCGATAAGCAATAATAAggtgtttaaaaatattgatccagATTTGGATTCTTTATACTCAATAa GCGTTTTTCATCGTAATGATATGGTGCAAATGACACCACCACCACCGGCTCCTGCTCCACATCGTAAACCCAATGTTCTCTCGGCTGAGCCTGATATTTTACAACCAACACCTTATAGAGATATGACACGCACGGGCACGAACAATTCGAATTCGCCCTCTAAAGTGAACACTACTACCACCTTGACATCGACTAGCAATAGCAGTAGTAGTGGCCTACAAACGAATACCTCGCCAAAACAAGCTCAAACTATTAAACGTACAGCACAACCGCCACCATTGCCAGAACGTAACGTTCAACGTTCTCCATCGCCTGTGATGAATTCGCCCGTTTGGCTGTCACGTCATCTAGACGTTAGTGCCAGCAATAAGGGCCTATTAGAATCATCGTCTGAAAATCATTCGAAAAATTTAAGTGCTGATGAAGATGATGTTGATACTGACTTAGAAACCGATCGTCTTTTGGGACACCAGAGGCTTGATGATCAGGGATATTATGATGAAAATAAATCGTGGGATCGTAAACCAGCGAGATCTCTACTTTCGAAAATCTCGCCTAAACAGGTGCCAAGCACCAAAACTCGTAATGGTTACAATGCCTTGTTATCATCAACGCCCGAAATTCCACCTCCAATACCGCCGAAAAATTCATCCAATAAATTACTTGATATTGGGGGATCTCTATCATCGTCGGAGCACAGCGATAAGTCGCCCATCAAATCGATTGACATACAAGATTGTGGTTTAACTTTGGGTTCACCCGGTGGCTCTGAGGGTTCTGGTTGCCTCAAAAAGGAAATCGACAATGGCCTTGGCGCCACTAGTGGCAATAGCAGTACAGCCAGCGGTAATGGTGTAAATAGTGCAACTGGCAATACTGGTGGCAATGGCAGTAGTATCGGTTCTGGTTCCGGTAGTACAACAGgcgagaaaaaagttaaaaagagtAAGAACAAAGAAG TGTTAATTGAAGGTGTGCTATTTCGTGCAAAATATTTGGGATCTACGCAGCTAGTGTGCGAAGGTCAACCTACTAAATCGACCAGAATGATGCAAGCCGAAGAGGCAGTTTCTAGAATTAAG GCACTG GCTCCCGATGGTGATGTACAGCCCAGCACCGAAGTCGATTTATTTATATCAACCGAAAAGATAATGGTTCTAAATACAGACTTAAAGGAAATCATGATGGATCATGCACTACGTACTATTTCCTATATAGCCGATATTGGCGATCTAGTAGTATTAATGGCTCGTCGTCGTTTTGTGCCTCAAGATATTGATGATGCCCCAAAACCAAATCGAACACCCAAAATGATATGTCACGTCTTCGAAAGTGATGAAGCACAGTTTATTGCCCAGTCCATAGGTCAGGCTTTCCAAGTAGCATATATGGAATTCCTTAAAGCGAATGGCATTGAAGATCATCGTTTTGTCAAAGAAATGGACTATCAAGAGGTCTTGAATAGCCAGGAGATTTTCGGTGATGAATTAGAGATATTTGCTAAAAAGGAACTGCAAAAAGAGGTGGTAGTGCCCAAGGCTAAAGGTGAAATTTTGGGTGTTGTTATAGTGGAATCCGGTTGGGGTTCAATGCTACCCACAGTTGTTATAGCAAATCTTATGTCTACTGGTGCGGCAGCACGATGTGGTCAACTTAATATAGGTGATCAATTAATAGCTATAAATGGTTTAAGTTTAGTGGGCTTGCCGCTGTCAACGTGTCAGACTTATATAAAGAATACTAAAAATCAAACTGTAGTGAAATTCACCGTTGTACCTTGTCCGCCTGTGGTGGAGGTGAAAATTAAGCGGCCTGAAACTAAATATCAACTAGGATTTAGTGTACAAAATGGTGTG ATTTGTAGTTTACTTCGTGGTGGCATTGCCGAAAGAGGCGGAGTACGTGTGGGCCATCgtattattgaaattaataaccAAAGTGTGGTTGCTGTTCCACATGAGAAAATTGTAAATCTTTTAGCAACTTCAGTTGGAGAG ATACTGATGAAAACAATGCCTACATCTATGTTCCGCCTTTTAACCGGTCAGGAGAAtccaatttatatataa